TCCTCATTCGGCGTCCGAAAAAAATCCTACACTAGGATAAAACGCTTCCTAACAAAGACGACTTTATACTCAGGGCTCGGACCCGAGATCCCTGCTTAAGTACGAAGGAGTACTTACCAAAATGTAATAGTTCAGGAAAAAATTAGCTAAAGAAGAACAAAACTGTCCTATTTCAAATACTCCCccgttcatttttacttgtccactttactaaaaatatatttttatttttacttgtccgatcaaaagaaaaataaaaaggtgtttcatgttttacccttattATTAATTACTCTTTCTCCAAATTACTTCTTAAAGCTATTATTATTGTGGGTAttatggtaaaaaaaaaaatataattaatttattattatttctcaAAGGACAAGTAAAAGTGGTTCACAGGCGAAATTGGCAATTGGCCCTTTCTCCTTTTTTTCCTGTTTTGGATTGAGGGTACTGTATTTGTGGGAACTAACAATTTGAATTCCCGCtttattttggaaatttcagTCAGTCATATCTCTGTCAACACAATTAGATCATTTTAGAGAATATATTGGGAAGCTGAAGCAATTAGTTGGAGAAGAAGAAGCGAACGACATATTGAGGAATAGCGTGTTCTTAGTGGTAGCCGGCAGCGATGACCTGGCCAATACCTACTTCACCGTCGGAATTCGACGGCTACAGTATGATGTTAACGGATACACTGATCTTATGGCCGCCGGAGCTTCTGAATTTATTCAAGTATGTACACCTATTTCATCATCTTAATTATATTTACTCTCTTTAATTCTACTTCCTAAATGTGTAGGTTTTTTTAATTGCCATAATTAATCTGATCCAATTTACTTGCTCGGGTTAAATTGATCTTTCCTTGATAAATGACAAGTGCCAAACATGAGTATTAGTTACTCTCTCCCTTCCAATTTAGTATATGACATATAATTTGACTCGGCAGGAGGTTatggaaaaaatgaagacttttgaaatatgTAGTCTTAAACATGTCATAACATTTGTATGACTATAAAAGCTTCTAAGGAGTATTCTAATATCTAAATGTGTAGGTTCTTTTAATTGCATAATGAACCTGATCCAATTAACTAGCTTTGCTTAAATTAATTGATCCTTGGTGAACTAGAAGTGCCAAACATATTAAGATGGAACAAGTAGTAATTATAGAATGAAAAAGTGATTATTATAATCAAATACGACACAGTTGTGCGACGATTATTTAGCATGACCAATTCATAGTTAAAATTATGATGCTTGTGAATGAATGAAAAGCAAGATGTTCCACCTCGAATAGTTAAGCTTCTAGCTCATAAATCCTAAAATTCATTAATCTAAAGTAAAATTTTCTCACTAGATTATAGATTATGTGAATGAGAAAGATTAATTATGAATAATATTATGTAATTCTCCAAGCCAAATATATCTAAAATCTAAACAGTGATTATATGTATTTTAGTATTGTAATTTTCAGAATTGAGCCAAGTATAGAATATGTTCAATTTATAATGGATGAATACATGGGGTTTCTTCATTATTATGAGCTTTACCTAATATAACATTTTACATATGGTACATCACCCGATTCTCAATTTGGTTATCAGTATTTGTGATAAACTATATTTCTAAGTTGATCAATCAAATAATCTTTgtcattttttgtgtttcttttggAAGGAATTATACAAATTGGGGGCAAGAAAAATAGCGGTTTTTGGAATTCCACCCATAGGGTGTTTGCCTTCCCAGAGAACACTAGGTGGAGGTATATCAAGAGAGTGTTCAGAGGAATACAATCAAGCTGCACAGTTAGCCAACACTAAGCTCTCAGCTGCAATTGATTCATTgtccaaaaattttcttcaaaccAAGTTGGTTTTCATTGATATCTACAGTTCTCTGCTTGATCTCATTGTCAACCCTCAAAAACATGGTAAATATAAATCTTCTCTCAATTCATATTTCTTGATTGCTTGGGATTTTTTAACTGTATATTCAAGCTTGTGTTACCTGTGATAatcttcaatcttgaatatgatTTAAGTGGGAACTAATTGGTACTCTACGCTCTTAATCTCTTTTGCGGCTCATAAAGTGAAGTGAAACTACTAAATTTCCATGTAACAATTATTCAGTGTTTGTAGAATACCAAGCCTAATATTCTTTTAAAATGGTCTGAACTTAATACATGTATATTTGTTAAAATATTtcagctatatatatagtttaagTAGGAGATATCTGAAGAGGTATCCGATACTTGtcctggtgggaggtagcaggtacctAATGAAATTCGTCGAGGTGCGTGCAAGTTGACCTGGACACCACAATTATTTTAAAAAGGAGATAGTGGATAAGCCTGCATCCGCTGCCGGGAGCGAATATTCGCCCCCTGATGCAACGTAGACAGGGGGTTGGGGGTATAAGGGTAGAAATCAAGTTATTGaaggtcatgatacattttctgTTGATTTGATGAAAACGTTTTTCACATGTTCCCAAAAAAGAAGTGATCTATTCGTCACCATTAACAACTCAAAACCGTAaaatgtatttttaatttttcttttgttgAATATATAATTGTGAAAGTTGACCTCGTATAAAATCTGTATGATGTCAGGATTTGAAGTAGTAGATAGAGGATGCTGTGGTACTGGAAACATAGAGGTGGTAATACTGTGCAATAAATACAGTGGAACATGTGAAGATGACACAAAATATTTATTCTGGGATAGTTACCATCCCACAGAAAAAGGTTACAGGATCCTTGTTGATCAGATCCTCAAAAAGTATGTCGATAATTTTATTTAAACAGGATTTGCTTTCTGTAACCTCTGCAATTTACAAACATCAGAAGCAAGGTCAAACCAACTGCATTGTCGTCCAATCGTCTTTGATCAGTTGCTTCATCTCTGGATTTTGATTGATAGAACTTTCTTACACAGCAAATGTCTGTAGTCTGAGCAACTTTGCAACTCTGTGCATCTCATTTCTGTTCATTACATGCCATATGTTATGGCGTTTGTGCTTTTGAGATTGAAAGAAAATCATGTTTATGCACTTAGTTGGAATCCAATAGCTGTACTGCTCTATGATTGTTTCACGCTACAGTTGTACACGCTAACTATATATATCATATAAAATGTCAACACAATATCTGCAATATGAAGCAAAGTCTGAATGCTCCCACTAGAACAGGTGACACAATAGATCAGGAAATGCTGCCACTAGAACGGATGATAGGAAAAATAATAAGCCAAGTTTTGGATACTTTTCTCCTATTGCCAAAATGAGAGATGAATGAAACTACTTCCTTTAACTAGTTTTCTGTTACTGTCGCCTAAGGAGAAATTAGTATATTATGAACATTGTGGTGTATCCTTAATTTATCACTACCGTCGATAATTAAAAATGAAATGTCTATATTGTATAAGATAAAATAGTCAATCGAATGATATATTCCAGCACTTTAAAATCTGAAACATGGATGCAAGCGACATTTAACAATAAGAACAACCTCCCACCTGAAGGAAAGAAATGAGGTTCTCAGGGAACAAGTTCGCTCTGTGGTGAAGTATCCTTATAACTAAAATCTCTTATCTTCCATAGAATAACTTCCTTTTGGTTCTGAGATGTATTTGTTGCTTTCTCCATTATCTAGTTGATAAAAGCTGGACTTTTTATTGGTATGGCACTGCTTGGCTTTgttttgtttcttcttttctCTTGGAGTTAATGTTGTCCCGAAGTTTACTTGTTTTTCCGCATAGTGCATTCATGTGCATTTACCTTGAAGTTTCCATCTTTTTGTTCTCATCAGTTATTGCTTCTGTTTAGATTCTTTTATTACCGCGGAAGGTACTGCATTAAGTAAAAAAatgggcagcccggtgcactaagctcccgctatgcg
The DNA window shown above is from Nicotiana tomentosiformis chromosome 8, ASM39032v3, whole genome shotgun sequence and carries:
- the LOC104107654 gene encoding GDSL esterase/lipase EXL3-like: MAITTQFHNYLKLSKPGHFCFIFLKQKVFETFLTSLKMLCSCLVFLSRRMVLFHVLFLLFVASCKGKVQLPENVTVKAVFAFGDSIVDQGNNNHITTVAKCNFEPYGKDFMGGKPTGRFSNAKTPSDLIVDELGIKELMPAYLDPNLQTEDLKTGVSFASGASGFDPQTPALVSVISLSTQLDHFREYIGKLKQLVGEEEANDILRNSVFLVVAGSDDLANTYFTVGIRRLQYDVNGYTDLMAAGASEFIQELYKLGARKIAVFGIPPIGCLPSQRTLGGGISRECSEEYNQAAQLANTKLSAAIDSLSKNFLQTKLVFIDIYSSLLDLIVNPQKHGFEVVDRGCCGTGNIEVVILCNKYSGTCEDDTKYLFWDSYHPTEKGYRILVDQILKKYVDNFI